In Clostridium thermosuccinogenes, the genomic stretch TAGCTTATACTCCTGGCCAAGCTTCTCCCACTTGTATTCACCCATATTATGATACGGCAATACTTCCACCTTTTCAACAGTTTTCAGCTGCTTTATAAATTCACCTGCCAGCCTTAAATCTTCTTCGCTGTCGGTATATCCCGGCACCAGCACATGCCTTATCCAAATGGGAATTCCCTTTTCAGACGCATACAGAGCGAACTTTTTTATTAACTCATTGCTTACTCCGGTGATCTCCTTGTGCTTTTCATCAACAGCATGCTTGATATCCAGCAGAATCAGATCGGTATACTCAAGGAGCTCCTTTACTTTTTCCACGGCTGCAAACCCTGAGGTGTCCAGTGCCGTGTGAATATCCATTTCCCTGCATCTTTTGAAAAGCTCTGCAACAAAGCCTGCCTGCAGGGTCGGTTCTCCTCCCGTCACCGTAATTCCGCCACCGGAAGAACGCATATATGTCAAATATTTTTTTACCTGTTCCATAACCTCGTCCACCGTATATTCACGGCCTCCCGATACATCCCATGTATCCCTGTTATGGCAATATATGCAGCGCAGGGGACAGCCCTGCATGAACACCACAAATCTGATGCCCGGCCCATCCACCGTACCAAAGCTTTCAAAGGAATGTATCCTGCCTTTTATCGCCATTTGCCTCACCTCTCCTCCTGCTTATATTTTTACCCTGAATTTCTCTATTGTATCCGGTTAAGTATTCCAACGACAACCTTGCCGCAATTTTGACTATCATAAGGCGCTCCAACTGCCCGCCAGGCTCCCGGAACAGTGCTGCTGGGATTCGCTTTAAGCTTTATAAGCTTTCGGCAAATAACAGCAAAGCAGCCACACAGGATTGTGCCTGCAAGGCTGCTTCGCTATTCTCTAGATAGCTGCACTTTCATATATCAATATGCTTACTCTGTAAGTTTCAGTCCGAAAACCGGATTACCCTGGCTCCCAGACCATGGTGCGGCAGCAAGCACACCATATGAAATTTATCAAAGCACCCCATCTGATGATAGTGGGGCTTCTTGTCAATGTTTCTCCCGTATCAATTTTTCATCAGCCTTAAAGGGTTTCCCACACAAGTGGGCCATTCATCTTCCGGCCATTTAAAGAGTACTTCTCATGGCTGTATAAATCTATATCTCCAG encodes the following:
- the pflA gene encoding pyruvate formate-lyase-activating protein gives rise to the protein MAIKGRIHSFESFGTVDGPGIRFVVFMQGCPLRCIYCHNRDTWDVSGGREYTVDEVMEQVKKYLTYMRSSGGGITVTGGEPTLQAGFVAELFKRCREMDIHTALDTSGFAAVEKVKELLEYTDLILLDIKHAVDEKHKEITGVSNELIKKFALYASEKGIPIWIRHVLVPGYTDSEEDLRLAGEFIKQLKTVEKVEVLPYHNMGEYKWEKLGQEYKLKGVRSPTAEEVNRAVKILEGKQ